The Hymenobacter sp. 5317J-9 genome has a window encoding:
- a CDS encoding zinc ribbon domain-containing protein YjdM: MDVKDSNGSLLAEGDSVTLIKDLKVKGSSLTLKRGTLVKNIRLTNSAGEIEGRAGGSTMVLKTEFLKKA; the protein is encoded by the coding sequence ATGGACGTAAAAGACAGCAACGGCTCTCTGCTGGCCGAAGGCGACTCGGTCACCCTTATCAAAGACCTCAAAGTGAAGGGCTCCTCCCTCACCCTCAAGCGTGGCACGCTGGTTAAAAACATCCGTCTCACCAACAGCGCCGGCGAGATTGAAGGCCGCGCCGGCGGCAGCACCATGGTGCTGAAAACCGAGTTTTTAAAGAAAGCGTAA
- a CDS encoding bifunctional ADP-heptose synthase yields MPTTSLTDLFNDFNNLRVLIIGDVMVDAYVWGRSTRLSPEAPVPIVHVARTEQRLGGAANVALNVQALGATPLLCAVIGTDAGGDQLLQLLHESGLPADGIIRSANRPTTVKQRILAHGQQLLRIDSEVETDIDAAESAQLLAAYDDLLDRTDVVVFEDYDKGVLNEAIITECIARARQRGIPTVVDPKKKNFLAYRHCTLFKPNLKELREGLKLEFGDPVTDRAGFEAAVARLQEVLTPETVLVTLSEYGVFAQQNAQKTYLPAHLRTISDVSGAGDTVISIAALCVALGQPAAFTAALANLGGGLVCEQVGVVPVEKQRLLEEAAEAGLR; encoded by the coding sequence TTGCCTACAACCTCGTTAACCGACCTTTTCAACGACTTTAACAACCTCCGCGTCCTCATCATCGGCGACGTAATGGTGGATGCCTACGTGTGGGGCCGCTCGACGCGGCTGTCGCCGGAAGCGCCGGTGCCCATCGTGCACGTGGCCCGCACCGAGCAGCGCCTCGGCGGGGCTGCCAACGTGGCCCTCAACGTGCAGGCCCTGGGCGCTACGCCGCTGCTGTGCGCCGTCATCGGCACCGACGCGGGCGGCGACCAGCTCCTGCAGCTGCTGCACGAAAGCGGCCTGCCCGCCGATGGCATCATCCGCAGCGCCAACCGGCCCACCACCGTGAAGCAGCGCATTCTGGCCCACGGCCAGCAGCTGCTGCGCATCGACTCGGAAGTGGAAACGGACATTGATGCCGCCGAAAGCGCACAGCTGCTGGCCGCCTACGACGACCTGCTGGACCGCACCGATGTGGTGGTGTTTGAGGATTACGACAAAGGCGTGCTCAACGAGGCCATCATCACGGAGTGCATTGCGCGGGCCCGGCAGCGCGGCATCCCCACGGTCGTCGACCCGAAGAAGAAGAACTTTCTGGCCTACCGCCACTGCACGCTTTTCAAGCCCAATCTGAAAGAGTTGCGCGAGGGGTTGAAGCTGGAGTTTGGTGACCCGGTGACCGACCGGGCGGGCTTTGAGGCGGCCGTGGCCCGGCTGCAAGAGGTGCTCACGCCCGAAACCGTGCTGGTAACGCTGTCGGAATACGGGGTGTTTGCCCAGCAAAACGCGCAGAAAACGTACCTGCCGGCGCATCTGCGCACCATTTCTGACGTATCGGGCGCGGGCGATACCGTCATCAGCATCGCGGCGCTGTGCGTGGCACTGGGCCAGCCAGCCGCGTTCACGGCCGCGCTGGCCAACTTGGGCGGCGGGCTGGTGTGCGAGCAGGTGGGCGTGGTGCCCGTGGAAAAGCAGCGGCTGCTGGAAGAAGCGGCCGAGGCGGGGCTGCGGTAG
- a CDS encoding pyridoxal phosphate-dependent aminotransferase — translation MSENATLALVSPLSARAQNMQESATIAMAKKSRELIAKGFDVINLSFGEPDFQTPQYIKDAAKQALDDGYTFYTPVPGIPELRQAICDKFKRDNNLDYQPNQIVVGTGAKQALANAVMSLVNPGDEVIVFSPYWVSYEEMVKLAGGTAIALRGTLENEYKVTAAQLEAAITPRTKLVMYSSPCNPTGAVFSREELGAIAEVLARHPQVYALADEIYEYINFVGEHVSLAQFPEVHDRVITVNGFSKGYAMTGWRLGYLAARPDIAYACEKMQSQITSGTCSITQRAGLAALRGGRSSADEMVAAYRRRRDLVLDIVKDIPGFQTPTPSGAFYIFPEVSAYFGRTAPDGSTISTSMDLAMYLLNDALVSAVSGEAFGAPECMRFSTAAADDKLVEAFRRVKASLAKLA, via the coding sequence ATGTCTGAAAACGCTACGCTTGCCCTTGTTTCGCCGCTGTCTGCCCGTGCGCAGAACATGCAGGAGTCGGCCACCATTGCCATGGCCAAGAAGTCCCGGGAGCTCATTGCCAAAGGCTTCGACGTCATCAACCTCAGCTTTGGCGAGCCCGATTTTCAAACCCCGCAGTACATAAAGGACGCCGCCAAGCAGGCGCTCGATGACGGCTATACCTTTTACACGCCCGTGCCCGGCATTCCGGAACTGCGGCAGGCCATCTGCGACAAATTCAAGCGCGACAACAACCTCGACTATCAGCCCAACCAGATAGTGGTGGGCACCGGCGCCAAGCAGGCCCTGGCCAACGCGGTGATGAGCCTGGTAAATCCCGGCGACGAGGTCATCGTGTTTTCGCCTTACTGGGTGAGCTACGAGGAGATGGTGAAGCTGGCCGGCGGCACCGCCATTGCGCTGCGCGGCACGCTCGAAAACGAGTATAAGGTGACGGCCGCCCAGCTGGAAGCCGCCATCACGCCCCGCACCAAGCTGGTGATGTATTCGTCGCCCTGCAACCCCACGGGCGCCGTGTTCAGCCGCGAGGAGCTCGGCGCCATTGCCGAAGTGCTGGCCCGCCATCCGCAGGTGTACGCCCTGGCCGATGAGATTTACGAATACATCAATTTTGTGGGCGAGCACGTGAGCCTGGCCCAGTTTCCGGAAGTGCACGACCGGGTCATCACCGTCAACGGTTTCTCGAAGGGCTACGCCATGACGGGCTGGCGCCTGGGCTACTTGGCCGCCCGCCCCGACATCGCCTACGCCTGCGAGAAGATGCAGAGCCAGATTACCTCGGGCACCTGCTCCATCACGCAGCGCGCCGGCCTGGCTGCCCTGCGCGGCGGCCGTAGCTCGGCCGATGAAATGGTGGCCGCGTACCGCCGTCGGCGCGACTTGGTGCTGGACATCGTGAAGGACATCCCCGGCTTCCAAACCCCTACGCCCAGCGGGGCCTTCTACATCTTCCCGGAAGTGTCGGCTTATTTTGGCCGCACCGCGCCCGATGGCAGCACAATCAGCACCTCCATGGATTTGGCCATGTACCTGCTGAACGATGCGCTAGTTTCGGCCGTGTCGGGCGAGGCATTTGGGGCGCCGGAGTGCATGCGCTTCAGCACCGCCGCCGCCGATGACAAGCTGGTGGAAGCTTTCCGGCGCGTGAAGGCAAGCCTGGCGAAGCTGGCCTAA
- a CDS encoding glycosyltransferase yields the protein MVKLSVVIVNYNVCYFLEQALLSVRRAVEKLGQPVEVFVVDNNSVDGSVAMVRERFPEVHIIANRHNPGFSRGNNQALRQAAGQYQLLLNPDTVVEENTFRACCEFMDAHPECGGLGVKMLDGQGHFLPESKRALPTPAVAFYKMFGLAKLMPRSRTFGRYHLGFLSPEETHEIEVLSGAFMLLRKEALDQVGLLDEDYFMYGEDIDLSYRLTQGGWKNYYFPGTRIIHYKGESTKRTSVNYVFVFYRAMVIFARKHFAPGRAGLFSLLINAAIWLRAGAAVLERLAVRLAPLLLDAGLIWVGMYFLKTYWERNHKFVPGDYPPQYMAVAVPAYILVWLTSAYLSGGYDPPVRTSRMARGVFVGTLLISAASNFLDAWRFSKALIILGGVWAVAALVGRQLLTHFIKYRDLRMSERRQKNIAIVGSGPESRRVRKLLEAASVQARVIGYVALAPVENLVPVGADAYYSASHATQPEAPEEPLGELRQLADIIRLYELNELIFCGKDLPASRIITLMLSLPADPPVAYKILPEDSQYIIGSSSKDSPGDYYTLDIALNLYQPRQARAKRLLDVLLSLGLLATSPLHVWAQPHKSRFLGNCVAVLLGRRTWVGLRYTAGPARTVPAVVSPADAAVAAAPLNDTTKRRLELLYAKDYETSTDLRVLWRCWRHLGGK from the coding sequence GTGGTGAAGCTCTCGGTCGTCATTGTCAACTATAACGTCTGCTATTTCCTGGAGCAGGCCCTGCTCTCGGTGCGCCGCGCCGTGGAGAAGCTGGGCCAGCCCGTGGAGGTGTTCGTGGTTGATAACAACTCGGTGGATGGCTCGGTGGCCATGGTGCGCGAGCGGTTTCCGGAAGTGCACATTATTGCCAACCGCCACAATCCCGGCTTTTCCAGGGGCAACAACCAGGCCCTGCGCCAGGCCGCCGGCCAGTACCAGCTCCTGCTGAATCCCGACACCGTGGTAGAGGAAAACACCTTCCGGGCCTGCTGCGAGTTCATGGACGCGCACCCCGAATGCGGGGGCCTGGGCGTGAAAATGCTCGACGGCCAGGGCCACTTTCTGCCCGAAAGCAAGCGCGCGCTGCCCACGCCGGCCGTGGCGTTCTACAAGATGTTTGGCCTGGCCAAGCTCATGCCCCGGTCGCGCACGTTCGGACGCTACCACCTGGGCTTCCTCAGTCCCGAGGAAACCCACGAGATTGAAGTCCTCAGCGGGGCCTTCATGCTGCTGCGCAAGGAAGCCCTGGACCAGGTGGGGCTGCTCGACGAAGACTACTTCATGTACGGCGAGGACATCGACCTTTCGTACCGTCTCACCCAGGGCGGCTGGAAGAACTATTATTTCCCCGGCACCCGCATCATTCATTATAAGGGCGAAAGCACGAAGCGCACCAGCGTGAACTACGTGTTTGTGTTCTACCGGGCCATGGTCATTTTTGCCCGCAAGCACTTCGCGCCGGGCCGGGCGGGCCTGTTTTCGCTGCTGATAAACGCGGCCATCTGGCTGCGGGCCGGCGCGGCGGTGCTGGAGCGCCTGGCCGTGCGCCTGGCCCCGCTGCTGCTCGACGCGGGCCTGATATGGGTGGGCATGTACTTCCTGAAGACCTATTGGGAGCGAAACCACAAGTTTGTGCCCGGCGACTACCCGCCGCAGTACATGGCCGTGGCCGTGCCCGCCTACATCCTGGTGTGGCTCACGTCGGCCTACCTCAGCGGGGGCTACGACCCGCCGGTGCGCACCTCGCGCATGGCACGCGGCGTGTTTGTGGGCACGCTGCTGATTTCGGCGGCGTCGAATTTTCTGGATGCCTGGCGCTTTTCCAAAGCCCTGATTATTCTGGGCGGGGTGTGGGCCGTGGCGGCGCTGGTGGGTCGGCAACTGCTGACGCACTTCATCAAGTACCGCGACCTGCGCATGAGCGAGCGGCGCCAGAAAAACATCGCCATCGTGGGTTCGGGACCCGAAAGCCGGCGGGTGCGCAAGCTGCTCGAAGCGGCCAGCGTGCAGGCCCGCGTGATTGGCTACGTGGCCCTGGCGCCGGTCGAAAACTTGGTGCCGGTGGGGGCCGACGCGTATTACTCCGCCAGCCACGCCACCCAGCCCGAAGCCCCGGAGGAGCCCCTGGGCGAACTTCGCCAACTGGCCGATATCATTCGCCTGTACGAGCTGAACGAGTTGATTTTCTGCGGCAAGGACCTGCCCGCCAGCCGCATCATCACGCTCATGCTCAGCCTGCCGGCCGACCCGCCGGTGGCCTACAAAATCCTGCCCGAAGACAGCCAATACATCATCGGAAGCAGTAGCAAAGACTCGCCCGGCGACTACTACACCCTCGACATTGCCCTCAACCTGTACCAGCCCCGGCAGGCCCGCGCCAAGCGCCTGCTCGACGTGCTGCTGAGCCTGGGTCTGCTGGCCACGTCGCCGCTGCACGTGTGGGCACAGCCGCACAAGTCCCGGTTTCTGGGCAACTGCGTGGCCGTGCTGCTGGGCCGTCGCACCTGGGTGGGCCTGCGCTACACCGCCGGCCCGGCCCGCACGGTGCCCGCCGTGGTGTCGCCGGCCGATGCGGCCGTGGCGGCCGCCCCGCTCAACGACACCACCAAGCGCCGCCTGGAGCTGCTCTACGCCAAAGACTACGAAACCAGCACCGACCTGCGGGTGCTGTGGCGCTGCTGGCGCCACCTGGGCGGCAAGTAG
- the recR gene encoding recombination mediator RecR, which yields MEFPSKLIENAVGELARLPGIGRKTALRLALHLLKAEMDTTATLAEALAKMRFEITYCKTCHSISDSEECGICANKLRDHSLVCVVSDVRDVIAIENTGQYKGVYHVLGGVISPIEGIGPSDLHIDSLVERAATEGSEIREVILAISPTMEGDTTAFYLSRRLRDLPNVHISTIARGIPVGGELEYADEITLGRSIVERLRQAR from the coding sequence ATGGAATTTCCTTCTAAACTGATTGAAAACGCGGTCGGGGAGCTGGCCCGCCTGCCCGGTATTGGTCGCAAAACGGCCCTGCGCCTGGCGCTGCACCTGCTCAAGGCCGAAATGGACACCACCGCCACACTGGCCGAGGCGTTGGCCAAGATGCGTTTCGAAATTACCTACTGCAAGACCTGCCACAGCATTTCCGACAGCGAGGAGTGCGGCATCTGTGCCAACAAGCTGCGCGACCACAGCCTGGTGTGCGTGGTGTCGGACGTGCGCGACGTCATCGCCATCGAAAATACCGGCCAGTACAAGGGCGTGTACCACGTGCTGGGCGGCGTCATCTCGCCCATCGAAGGCATCGGGCCTTCCGATTTGCACATCGACTCGCTGGTGGAGCGGGCCGCGACCGAAGGCTCCGAAATCCGGGAAGTCATCCTGGCCATTTCGCCCACCATGGAGGGCGATACCACCGCCTTTTACCTCTCGCGCCGCCTGCGCGACCTGCCCAACGTGCACATCAGCACCATTGCCCGCGGCATTCCGGTGGGCGGTGAGCTGGAATACGCCGACGAAATCACGCTCGGCCGCAGCATTGTGGAGCGCCTGCGCCAGGCGCGGTAG